The Phoenix dactylifera cultivar Barhee BC4 chromosome 17, palm_55x_up_171113_PBpolish2nd_filt_p, whole genome shotgun sequence genome contains a region encoding:
- the LOC120104231 gene encoding cytokinin riboside 5'-monophosphate phosphoribohydrolase LOG3-like, producing MEEAKVGKSSRFKRVCVFCGSSTGKRDCYQDAAVELGKELVARKVDLVYGGGSIGLMGLVSGAVHSGGGRVIGIIPTTLMDKEITGETVGEVKAVASMHQRKAEMARHSDAFIALPGGYGTLEELLEVITWAQLGIHKKPVGLLNVDGYYNSLLAFIDKAVDDGFIQPFQRHIIVSAPNVKDLVQKLEEYVPVQDAVVATLRWEKERFGYNSFLQADIAR from the exons ATGGAGGAAGCCAAGGTAGGGAAGTCATCAAGGTTTAAGAGGGTGTGCGTTTTCTGTGGCAGCAGCACCGGGAAGAGGGACTGCTACCAAGACGCAGCCGTGGAACTTGGCAAAGAGCTG GTGGCGAGGAAGGTGGATTTGGTTTATGGAGGTGGGAGCATTGGCCTGATGGGCCTCGTCTCTGGAGCCGTCCACAGTGGAGGCGGCCGTGTTATTGG GATTATTCCGACGACTCTAATGGACAAAGAG ATAACTGGGGAGACGGTGGGAGAGGTTAAAGCAGTTGCAAGCATGCATCAGAGGAAGGCGGAGATGGCTCGACACTCCGACGCGTTCATTGCCTTACCTG GTGGGTACGGCACGCTGGAGGAGCTGCTGGAGGTGATAACTTGGGCCCAGCTCGGCATCCACAAGAAACCT GTTGGTTTGCTGAATGTGGATGGGTATTATAACTCGCTGCTGGCCTTCATAGATAAGGCCGTGGACGacggcttcatccagcccttcCAGCGCCACATCATAGTCTCCGCCCCCAATGTCAAGGACCTGGTCCAAAAGCTCGAG GAATACGTGCCCGTCCAAGACGCCGTTGTGGCAACGCTGAGGTGGGAGAAGGAGCGGTTTGGATACAATTCCTTCCTGCAGGCTGATATCGCCAGGTAG